In Actinomadura citrea, a single window of DNA contains:
- a CDS encoding GTP-binding protein has protein sequence MNSAAFDPTATAHGRDDDVPLHTLKVLVAGGFGVGKTTLVSAVSEVRPLRTEEMLTDASVGVDDLGGVEGKTTTTVAMDFGRLTFSGGVRLYLFGTPGQERFWFMWDQIAYGAVGAIVLVDTRRLSTSFAAIDFFEQRGLPFVIAANRFEGARRYTVEEIRDALDVDPEIPVMMCDVRSREVARGVLVALVEHALQADRG, from the coding sequence ATGAACTCCGCCGCCTTTGACCCGACCGCCACCGCGCACGGGCGCGACGACGACGTCCCGCTCCACACCCTGAAGGTCCTGGTGGCCGGCGGCTTCGGCGTCGGCAAGACGACGCTGGTGAGCGCGGTGAGCGAGGTGCGCCCGCTGCGCACCGAGGAGATGCTCACCGACGCGTCCGTCGGTGTCGACGACCTCGGCGGCGTGGAGGGCAAGACCACCACGACCGTGGCGATGGACTTCGGCCGGCTGACGTTCTCCGGCGGCGTCCGGCTGTACCTGTTCGGCACGCCCGGCCAGGAGCGGTTCTGGTTCATGTGGGACCAGATCGCCTACGGCGCGGTCGGCGCCATCGTGCTGGTCGACACCCGCCGGCTCAGCACGAGCTTCGCTGCCATCGACTTCTTCGAGCAGCGGGGGCTCCCGTTCGTCATCGCGGCGAACCGGTTCGAGGGCGCCCGCCGCTACACCGTGGAGGAGATCCGCGACGCCCTCGACGTCGACCCGGAGATCCCGGTCATGATGTGCGACGTGCGGAGCCGGGAGGTGGCGCGGGGCGTGCTGGTGGCGCTCGTCGAGCACGCCCTGCAGGCGGACCGCGGCTAG
- a CDS encoding cyclic nucleotide-binding domain-containing protein, producing MPNPDRGWRGLLEAFSDAPATGGPSAVPPGGAGRARRLLEAFSDVSPAFAVDGAGPAPAADPVRALARGVVTFGVLGAVCTAWAAAETGTLAAALLAAFTFAVLALFVAPLAGFARARAASALAQGARARSADRAERLRDSFWHALGSEERDAVRGVARPRTFGPGAPILRQGYPADYVVVLRSGWTKVRVDRAGEERIVAVRGPGDLIGERALFEGDAWSATVIALDTVEALVVGAADFRGVVERHAGVQSVLEKQAHDRTVEAAARTSGTELADTERRLAALFTTLARARGGALPLTGTELAGWTSSSPAAVASVLNEWDGAGLVHAGDGTIDVLDPVRLERLTAGGEPRPEAVSGSLFLTGQDCTVVFADVVGFGSPDRTEADRAVIRGVLFQSLEESFAAAGVAWAACHREDRGDGMLLVVPPGVPVSAPADPLVRALAERIDRYNGGAAGGRRFQVRVAVDTGPVHAGPEGVTGAALARAARLLESDVLRRRLSAVAAVIGLIVSAAVHRGIAGAGPEFEPVEVREPDPGDAWLRLFPAAG from the coding sequence ATGCCGAATCCTGATCGCGGCTGGCGCGGGCTTCTGGAGGCGTTCTCGGACGCACCGGCCACCGGCGGGCCGAGCGCGGTACCGCCGGGCGGAGCGGGCCGGGCGCGGCGGCTGCTGGAGGCGTTCTCCGACGTATCGCCCGCCTTCGCCGTGGACGGGGCGGGGCCCGCGCCCGCGGCGGATCCGGTGCGGGCGCTCGCGCGGGGGGTCGTGACGTTCGGCGTCCTCGGGGCGGTGTGCACGGCGTGGGCCGCCGCTGAGACCGGGACGCTCGCGGCGGCGCTGCTCGCCGCGTTCACGTTCGCCGTCCTGGCCCTGTTCGTGGCGCCGCTGGCCGGGTTCGCACGTGCCAGGGCCGCGTCGGCCCTGGCGCAGGGGGCCCGCGCGCGGTCCGCAGACCGGGCCGAGAGGCTCCGCGACAGCTTCTGGCACGCGCTGGGCTCGGAGGAGCGCGACGCCGTCCGCGGCGTGGCGCGTCCGCGCACCTTCGGGCCGGGCGCGCCGATCCTGCGCCAGGGATATCCGGCCGACTACGTCGTCGTCCTCCGCTCGGGGTGGACGAAGGTCCGCGTCGACCGGGCGGGCGAGGAGCGGATCGTGGCGGTCCGCGGTCCCGGCGACCTCATCGGCGAGCGGGCGCTGTTCGAGGGCGATGCCTGGTCCGCCACGGTCATCGCGCTCGACACCGTGGAGGCGCTCGTCGTCGGCGCGGCGGACTTCCGGGGGGTCGTGGAACGCCACGCCGGTGTGCAGTCGGTGCTGGAGAAGCAGGCCCACGACCGCACCGTCGAGGCGGCGGCCCGAACCTCGGGCACCGAACTCGCCGACACCGAGCGCCGGCTGGCCGCGCTGTTCACCACGCTGGCGCGGGCGCGCGGCGGGGCGCTCCCGCTGACGGGCACCGAGCTGGCGGGCTGGACGTCGTCGTCGCCCGCGGCGGTGGCCAGCGTGCTCAACGAGTGGGACGGCGCGGGACTCGTCCACGCCGGGGACGGCACGATCGACGTCCTCGACCCGGTCCGGCTGGAGCGGCTCACGGCGGGCGGCGAGCCTCGCCCGGAGGCGGTGTCCGGGTCCCTGTTCCTCACGGGGCAGGACTGCACGGTCGTGTTCGCCGATGTGGTGGGGTTCGGCTCCCCGGACCGGACCGAGGCGGACCGAGCGGTGATCCGGGGGGTGCTGTTCCAGTCCCTGGAGGAGTCGTTCGCCGCCGCCGGAGTGGCCTGGGCGGCCTGCCACCGGGAGGACCGCGGGGACGGCATGCTGCTCGTCGTCCCGCCGGGGGTTCCGGTGAGCGCCCCGGCGGATCCGCTGGTGCGGGCGCTCGCCGAGCGCATCGACCGGTACAACGGGGGCGCGGCCGGGGGACGGCGCTTCCAGGTGCGGGTCGCGGTCGACACGGGACCGGTGCACGCGGGGCCGGAGGGGGTCACCGGAGCGGCTCTCGCCCGCGCCGCCAGGCTGCTGGAGTCGGACGTCCTGCGGCGGCGGCTCTCGGCCGTCGCGGCCGTCATCGGCCTGATCGTCTCCGCGGCCGTGCACCGGGGGATCGCCGGGGCCGGACCGGAGTTCGAGCCGGTCGAGGTGCGCGAGCCGGACCCCGGCGACGCCTGGCTGCGGCTCTTCCCGGCCGCCGGCTAG
- a CDS encoding roadblock/LC7 domain-containing protein: protein MRQGNASGELDWLLDDLVQRVGEVRQAVLLSRDGLVMGASGDVTRKDAEFLAALSSGFHSLANGAREHFQAKQVRQTVVELDGMLFFVMPAGNGSCLAVLSDAGGNAGLVAYETTMLIKRVRRTLAAQPRGAESQDPPVRSGASG from the coding sequence ATGCGGCAGGGCAACGCTTCCGGCGAGCTCGACTGGCTGCTCGACGACTTGGTGCAGCGGGTCGGGGAGGTCCGCCAGGCCGTCCTGCTGTCCAGGGACGGCCTGGTCATGGGCGCCTCAGGGGACGTCACCCGCAAGGACGCCGAGTTCCTCGCGGCGCTGTCGTCGGGTTTCCACAGCCTGGCCAACGGGGCCCGCGAGCACTTCCAGGCCAAGCAGGTGCGGCAGACCGTCGTCGAGCTGGACGGCATGCTGTTCTTCGTCATGCCCGCGGGCAACGGGAGCTGCCTCGCCGTGCTGAGCGACGCCGGCGGCAACGCGGGGCTGGTCGCCTACGAGACGACCATGCTGATCAAGCGGGTGCGGCGCACGCTGGCGGCCCAGCCGCGCGGTGCCGAGTCGCAGGATCCGCCGGTGCGCTCGGGCGCGTCAGGCTAG
- a CDS encoding DUF742 domain-containing protein, with translation MESPRERWVGPDAGPVVRPYAVTRGRTRPRGLVLDLVTVLVATGRTPADRIWLSREQRRLLELCGRPSTPADLASETDLPLRVVQILLEDLHQYGLIEEMPQAAQTERPDPRILMRVLDELRRL, from the coding sequence GTGGAGAGCCCGAGAGAGCGTTGGGTCGGGCCGGACGCCGGCCCGGTCGTCCGCCCCTACGCGGTCACCCGCGGGCGCACCCGCCCCCGCGGGCTCGTCCTCGACCTGGTGACCGTCCTCGTCGCGACCGGCCGGACCCCGGCCGACCGGATCTGGCTGTCGCGCGAGCAGCGGCGGCTGCTGGAGCTGTGCGGGCGGCCCTCCACGCCCGCCGACCTCGCCTCGGAGACCGACCTGCCGCTGCGGGTCGTGCAGATCCTGCTGGAGGACCTGCACCAGTACGGCCTGATCGAGGAGATGCCTCAGGCCGCGCAGACCGAACGCCCCGACCCCCGCATCCTCATGAGAGTGCTCGATGAACTCCGCCGCCTTTGA
- a CDS encoding nitrate- and nitrite sensing domain-containing protein, whose amino-acid sequence MTKPEQVHGSHERPRTRPVGRRIAMLLAIPLAALVALWVFSAGTTLSAALQRSEFTRMYKDVGLPAGTVIGALQRERATAVAVLTARTDAGRRAYADLAAKTDAAVANFRSAAFKPRLRNAMGPELWQRMEALDDSLDQLEPLRTQIDQGAASTVQAIDAYSGFSDSTFRLLTTFISVNDTAVYRQSAGITHFSWASDFMLREDALMSAAGARRLSAAERMAFAGWAGNREQFFSLARTEVTGELSRIVEDLATSPAYGSFTLIESQIRRQGLTPGVQQWRAGTQELAPKWFTSSSRLGDALNDDLVEPAGHRIMLRFYLACVVGLLIVAASVTLSVLFARRLARELRDLQASAQRLAHERLPAVVARLRRGEKVDVDAEAPRPEPGRTREIALVADAFDAVQRTAVGTAVGEAELRASINRVFINLSWRSQSLLHRQLRLLDQMERRASSPEELDDLFRLDHLTTRMRRHAEGLVILSGSPTVRAWDHPVAAEDVVRAAIAEVEDYTRVEVTGASSAAVTGDVVADVIHLLAELIENAASFSPPATEVTVKVETVANGLAVEVVDRGVGLEPDELAELNRRLGSAVEFDLVDTERLGLFVVARLAARHGIQVSLQPSPYGGTTAIVLVPHALVVLDDDWHTARGRGAGAPQPVGSAVLGGGGPARLGRPARPALPGRIVQAQPSDEFAGLPAGPAVPPPAPPSDPPLAPPPDPPEPFAGRARPNGAEPRPGGVEDSEVTGRLPRRVRQRSLAPQLRGRSAPRHAQPAAAAGEDDFEEPSPELSRDLMASLQSGWLRGRVDDEPGESDPRDEWGES is encoded by the coding sequence GTGACCAAGCCCGAACAGGTTCATGGCTCCCATGAACGGCCGCGCACGCGGCCGGTCGGGCGGCGGATCGCGATGCTCCTCGCCATTCCGCTCGCCGCTCTCGTCGCGCTGTGGGTGTTCTCGGCGGGGACGACGCTGTCCGCCGCGCTGCAGCGGTCGGAGTTCACGCGGATGTACAAGGACGTCGGGCTGCCGGCCGGGACCGTCATCGGGGCGCTCCAGCGCGAGCGCGCCACCGCCGTGGCCGTCCTGACGGCGCGGACCGACGCCGGCAGGCGGGCCTACGCGGACCTCGCGGCCAAGACCGACGCCGCCGTGGCGAACTTCCGCTCGGCGGCCTTCAAGCCCCGCCTCAGGAACGCGATGGGCCCGGAACTCTGGCAGCGCATGGAGGCGCTGGACGACAGCCTCGACCAGCTCGAACCGCTGCGGACCCAGATCGACCAGGGCGCGGCCAGCACGGTGCAGGCCATCGACGCCTACAGCGGCTTCTCCGACTCGACGTTCCGGCTGCTGACGACGTTCATCAGCGTCAACGACACCGCGGTGTACCGGCAGAGCGCCGGCATCACCCACTTCTCATGGGCGAGCGACTTCATGCTGCGCGAGGACGCGCTGATGTCCGCGGCCGGCGCGCGCAGGCTGAGCGCGGCCGAGCGCATGGCCTTCGCGGGCTGGGCCGGCAACCGCGAGCAGTTCTTCTCGCTCGCCCGCACCGAGGTGACCGGCGAGCTGTCCCGGATCGTCGAGGATCTCGCCACATCGCCCGCCTACGGCAGCTTCACCTTGATCGAGAGCCAGATCCGCCGGCAGGGCCTCACTCCCGGCGTCCAGCAGTGGCGGGCGGGCACGCAGGAGCTGGCCCCGAAGTGGTTCACCTCCTCCTCCCGCCTCGGCGACGCCCTGAACGACGACCTGGTCGAGCCCGCCGGACACCGGATCATGTTGCGCTTCTACCTGGCCTGCGTCGTGGGCCTGCTGATCGTGGCCGCATCGGTCACGCTGTCGGTGCTGTTCGCCCGGCGGCTCGCGCGGGAGCTGCGGGACCTGCAGGCGTCCGCGCAGCGGCTCGCGCACGAGCGGCTGCCCGCGGTCGTGGCCCGGCTGCGGCGCGGCGAGAAGGTCGACGTCGACGCCGAGGCGCCGCGCCCGGAGCCGGGGCGGACGAGGGAGATCGCCCTGGTGGCCGACGCGTTCGACGCCGTGCAGCGCACGGCCGTCGGCACCGCGGTCGGCGAGGCCGAGCTGCGCGCCAGCATCAACCGGGTCTTCATCAACCTGTCGTGGCGCAGCCAGTCGCTGCTGCACCGGCAGTTGCGGCTGCTGGACCAGATGGAGCGGCGCGCGTCCAGCCCCGAGGAGCTGGACGACCTGTTCCGCCTCGACCACCTGACCACCCGCATGCGGCGGCACGCCGAGGGCCTGGTCATCCTGTCCGGGTCGCCGACCGTCCGCGCCTGGGACCACCCGGTCGCCGCCGAGGACGTGGTGCGCGCCGCGATCGCCGAGGTGGAGGACTACACGCGGGTGGAGGTGACGGGCGCGTCCTCGGCCGCGGTCACCGGCGACGTCGTCGCCGACGTCATCCACCTGCTGGCGGAGCTGATCGAGAACGCGGCGTCGTTCTCCCCGCCGGCCACGGAGGTCACCGTCAAGGTCGAGACCGTCGCCAACGGGCTGGCCGTCGAGGTCGTCGACCGGGGCGTCGGCCTGGAGCCCGACGAGCTGGCGGAGCTGAACCGGCGGCTCGGCAGCGCCGTCGAGTTCGACCTCGTCGACACCGAGCGGCTCGGCCTGTTCGTCGTCGCGCGCCTCGCCGCCCGGCACGGCATCCAGGTGTCGCTCCAGCCGTCCCCGTACGGGGGCACGACCGCGATCGTCCTCGTGCCGCACGCGCTGGTTGTCCTCGACGACGACTGGCACACGGCGCGCGGCCGCGGGGCCGGGGCGCCGCAGCCGGTCGGGTCGGCGGTGCTCGGGGGCGGGGGCCCGGCACGGCTCGGCCGCCCGGCGCGTCCGGCACTGCCCGGCAGGATCGTCCAGGCGCAGCCGTCCGACGAGTTCGCCGGCCTGCCCGCCGGGCCGGCCGTGCCGCCGCCGGCGCCGCCCTCCGACCCGCCCCTCGCCCCGCCGCCGGATCCGCCCGAGCCGTTCGCGGGACGGGCCCGGCCGAACGGCGCCGAGCCGCGGCCGGGCGGGGTGGAGGACAGCGAGGTCACGGGACGGCTCCCGCGCCGGGTGCGGCAGCGTTCCCTGGCCCCGCAGCTGCGCGGACGGTCCGCGCCGCGGCACGCCCAGCCCGCCGCGGCGGCGGGCGAGGACGATTTCGAAGAACCGAGCCCGGAGCTCAGCCGCGACCTGATGGCGTCGCTGCAGTCGGGATGGCTGCGCGGCAGGGTCGACGACGAACCGGGCGAATCGGATCCACGTGATGAATGGGGGGAGTCATGA
- the boxB gene encoding benzoyl-CoA 2,3-epoxidase subunit BoxB produces the protein MATTADYTEKIPNNVDLHEDRRLQRALESWQPNFLSWWESMGPSLPTREVYLRTAVDVGREGWAHFGHVAMRDYRWGIFLAERDGDRRIGFGAHRGEPAWQKVPGEYRADLQRLIVIQGDTEPASVEQQRNLGATAPSLYDLRNLFQVNVEEGRHLWAMVYLLHAHFGREGREEAEELLRRNSGSEESPRILGAFNEETPDWLSFFMFTYFTDRDGKYQLGTLKESGFDPLSRTCEFMLKEEAHHMMVGTTGIDRVVERTVQLMKEHDTDDVAPHGGISLDVVQKYLNFHYSVSLDLFGSETSSNVANYYTAGLKGRWMEERRRDDHRLTDDAVMVDALVDGGIGQTEVAALVGLNTDLRRAYIADCQSGVNRWNRILSEAGLPQRLRLPSIAFNRKVGAFAGIEAAPDGEMLDAAEWERRMGAWLPTEVDKTHVRSLMRPVHETGRIAAWIAPPRNGINGQPFDYEYVRL, from the coding sequence ATGGCGACCACCGCCGACTACACAGAGAAGATCCCCAACAACGTCGACCTGCACGAGGACCGGCGCCTCCAGCGCGCCCTGGAGTCGTGGCAGCCGAACTTCCTGTCCTGGTGGGAGTCGATGGGCCCGTCGCTGCCGACGCGGGAGGTGTACCTGCGCACGGCCGTCGACGTCGGCCGCGAGGGCTGGGCGCACTTCGGGCACGTCGCCATGAGGGACTACCGGTGGGGCATCTTCCTGGCCGAGCGCGACGGCGACCGCCGCATCGGCTTCGGCGCCCACAGGGGCGAGCCCGCCTGGCAGAAGGTCCCCGGCGAGTACCGCGCCGACCTCCAGCGCCTCATCGTCATCCAGGGCGACACCGAACCCGCGTCCGTGGAGCAGCAGCGCAACCTCGGAGCCACCGCGCCCAGCCTCTACGACCTGCGCAACCTGTTCCAGGTGAACGTCGAGGAGGGCCGCCACCTGTGGGCGATGGTCTACCTCCTGCACGCCCACTTCGGGCGCGAGGGGCGCGAGGAGGCCGAGGAGCTGCTGCGGCGCAACTCCGGCAGCGAGGAGTCGCCGCGCATCCTCGGCGCCTTCAACGAGGAGACCCCCGACTGGCTCTCGTTCTTCATGTTCACCTACTTCACCGACCGGGACGGCAAGTACCAGCTCGGCACGCTGAAGGAGTCCGGCTTCGACCCCCTGTCGCGCACCTGCGAGTTCATGCTCAAGGAGGAGGCCCACCACATGATGGTCGGCACCACGGGCATCGACCGGGTCGTCGAGCGGACCGTCCAGCTGATGAAGGAGCACGACACCGACGACGTCGCCCCGCACGGCGGGATCTCCCTGGACGTCGTCCAGAAGTACCTGAACTTCCACTACTCGGTGTCGCTCGACCTGTTCGGCTCCGAGACGTCCAGCAACGTCGCCAACTACTACACGGCCGGGCTCAAGGGCCGCTGGATGGAGGAACGCCGCCGGGACGACCACCGCCTCACCGACGACGCCGTCATGGTGGACGCCCTCGTCGACGGAGGCATCGGGCAGACCGAGGTCGCCGCGCTCGTCGGCCTCAACACCGACCTGCGCCGCGCCTACATCGCCGACTGCCAGAGCGGCGTCAACCGCTGGAACCGCATCTTGTCCGAGGCGGGCCTCCCGCAGCGCCTCCGCCTGCCCAGCATCGCCTTCAACCGCAAGGTCGGCGCATTCGCCGGCATCGAGGCCGCGCCGGACGGCGAGATGCTCGACGCCGCCGAGTGGGAGCGGCGCATGGGCGCCTGGCTTCCGACGGAGGTCGACAAGACTCACGTCCGGTCGCTGATGCGGCCCGTCCACGAAACCGGCAGGATCGCCGCCTGGATCGCCCCGCCCCGCAACGGCATCAACGGTCAGCCCTTCGACTACGAGTACGTCCGCCTCTAG
- a CDS encoding TetR/AcrR family transcriptional regulator: MTSVDERATRASRRRETLIDRLMDLFLERGFAELGVADLAALLRCSKSTLYSVAASREQIITAVVRAFFRRATDRVEAALDDGADPRERVGAYLRAISGELAPASAAFFADLDAFAPAREIYKSNTRYAVLRVQGLVREAAPGGDAAFVGAVAGQVMESIHRGEIKAQTGLDDSAAYAALASLIVARMAAG, from the coding sequence ATGACCTCGGTGGACGAGCGGGCGACCCGGGCGTCGCGGCGGCGCGAGACGCTGATCGACCGGCTCATGGACCTCTTCCTGGAGCGCGGGTTCGCCGAGCTGGGCGTCGCGGACCTGGCCGCGCTGCTGCGCTGCTCCAAGAGCACGCTCTACTCGGTCGCGGCGAGCCGGGAGCAGATCATCACTGCCGTCGTGCGGGCCTTCTTCCGCCGCGCCACCGACCGCGTGGAGGCCGCGCTCGACGACGGCGCCGACCCGCGTGAGCGGGTCGGCGCCTACCTGCGGGCGATCTCGGGCGAGCTGGCCCCCGCGTCCGCCGCGTTCTTCGCCGACCTGGACGCGTTCGCCCCCGCGCGGGAGATCTACAAGAGCAACACCCGGTACGCGGTGTTGCGCGTGCAGGGCCTCGTGCGAGAGGCGGCGCCCGGCGGCGACGCCGCGTTCGTCGGCGCCGTCGCCGGCCAGGTGATGGAGTCCATCCACCGCGGCGAGATCAAGGCGCAGACCGGCCTGGACGACTCGGCCGCCTACGCCGCGCTCGCGTCCCTCATCGTGGCCCGGATGGCGGCCGGCTAG
- a CDS encoding acyl-CoA dehydrogenase family protein, with protein MPATRHLPTSESEDLIALTREIAAKELAPHVADAERTGTFPRAVFTTLGRAGLLTLPYPEEFGGGDQPYEIYLQVLEEIGAAWASVGVGVSVHALSCFPLFAFGTDEQRARWLPGMLSGERLGAYCLSEAHAGSDPAAMRARAVRDGDSYVLNGAKAWTTHGGEADFYTVMARTSQEKSRGISCFHVPADTPGLEFDEPEDKMGLMGSTTATVRLVDARVPADHLIGQEGQGLAIALAGLDAGRLGIAAVATGLAQGALDTAVAYAKEREAFGKAIIDHQGLAFVLADMAAAVESARATYLSAARLKDAGRPYGREASVAKLVATDNAMKVTTDAVQVLGGAGYTRDFPVERFMREAKVMQIFEGTNQIQRLVISRHLARQPTR; from the coding sequence ATGCCCGCCACCCGGCACCTGCCGACCTCCGAGTCCGAGGACCTGATCGCGCTCACCCGCGAGATCGCGGCCAAGGAGCTCGCGCCGCACGTCGCGGACGCCGAGCGCACCGGGACGTTCCCCCGCGCGGTGTTCACGACGCTGGGCCGGGCGGGCCTGCTGACGTTGCCGTACCCGGAGGAGTTCGGCGGCGGCGACCAGCCCTACGAGATCTACCTGCAGGTCCTCGAGGAGATCGGGGCGGCCTGGGCGAGCGTCGGCGTCGGCGTCAGCGTCCACGCCCTGTCCTGCTTCCCCCTCTTCGCCTTCGGCACCGACGAGCAGCGCGCGCGGTGGCTTCCCGGCATGCTCTCCGGCGAGCGCCTCGGCGCCTACTGCCTGTCGGAGGCGCACGCGGGCTCCGACCCGGCCGCGATGCGCGCCAGGGCCGTCCGCGACGGCGACTCCTATGTCCTCAACGGCGCCAAGGCGTGGACCACCCACGGCGGCGAGGCCGACTTCTACACCGTCATGGCCCGCACGTCGCAGGAGAAGTCACGCGGCATCTCCTGCTTCCACGTCCCCGCCGACACCCCCGGACTGGAGTTCGACGAGCCCGAGGACAAGATGGGCCTGATGGGCTCCACCACCGCGACCGTCCGCCTGGTGGACGCGCGCGTCCCCGCGGACCACCTGATCGGGCAGGAGGGCCAAGGGCTGGCCATCGCCCTCGCCGGCCTCGACGCCGGCCGCCTCGGCATCGCCGCCGTCGCCACCGGCCTGGCCCAGGGCGCGCTCGACACCGCCGTCGCCTACGCCAAGGAGCGCGAGGCCTTCGGCAAGGCGATCATCGATCACCAGGGGCTCGCCTTCGTCCTGGCCGACATGGCCGCCGCCGTCGAGTCCGCGCGCGCCACCTACCTGTCCGCCGCCCGGCTCAAGGACGCGGGCCGCCCCTACGGCCGTGAGGCGTCGGTCGCCAAGCTGGTCGCCACCGACAACGCCATGAAGGTCACCACCGACGCCGTCCAGGTCCTGGGCGGCGCCGGCTACACCCGCGACTTCCCGGTCGAGCGCTTCATGCGCGAGGCCAAGGTCATGCAGATCTTCGAGGGCACCAACCAGATCCAGCGCCTGGTCATCTCCCGCCACCTCGCCCGCCAGCCGACGCGATGA
- a CDS encoding M20/M25/M40 family metallo-hydrolase: MRRAALAVLAGLSLAATTVAAAPAQAAGPAQSKLAKLVKLSDVRHHQLNLQKISDANGGNRAAGLPGNKITIKYIADQLKRAGYTPTIQNFEFDFWQELSEPVLAETAPDPKTFAPHGDFETLQYSGSGDVTAPATPVDPGATGSGSGCEAGDFAGFPKGHIALIQRGGCFFSVKTDNAIAAGAAAVVIYQLPTEPGPVGGTLSTPYEIPVVGPTNAVGKALVQQAQNGGVTLRVRTDTQNDKRQAANVIADTRRGRADNVVVVGAHNDSVAAGPGINDDGSGTAALLEMAAQINKLGSKVRNKVRFAFWGAEEEGLLGSQYYVDTLPQAERDKVALMLDFDMLASPNYVNFVYDGDNSAGENNVEAPAGSGAIEKAFVDHFGRRKLPTDPTPFNGRSDYNAFITVGIPAGGLFTGAEGIKTPEQAKLYGGTAGLAYDPCYHQACDRYDNVNLKGFDQMIDGTAAVTELFAHSTLTVNGNELARRRAQPGKRATPDVIGNYATR, from the coding sequence ATGCGCAGAGCCGCGCTAGCCGTCCTCGCCGGGCTGTCGCTCGCCGCCACCACCGTGGCCGCGGCGCCCGCCCAAGCCGCCGGCCCGGCCCAGTCCAAGCTGGCCAAGCTCGTCAAGCTGAGCGACGTGCGGCACCACCAGCTGAACCTGCAGAAGATCTCGGACGCCAACGGCGGCAACCGGGCCGCGGGACTGCCCGGTAACAAGATCACCATCAAGTACATCGCGGACCAGCTCAAACGGGCCGGATACACGCCGACGATCCAGAACTTCGAGTTCGACTTCTGGCAGGAGCTGTCGGAGCCGGTCCTCGCCGAGACCGCGCCCGATCCGAAGACGTTCGCGCCGCACGGCGACTTCGAGACGCTGCAGTACTCCGGGTCGGGAGACGTCACCGCCCCCGCGACCCCCGTCGACCCGGGGGCCACCGGATCCGGCAGCGGGTGCGAGGCCGGCGACTTCGCCGGGTTCCCGAAGGGCCACATCGCGCTGATCCAGCGCGGCGGCTGCTTCTTCTCCGTCAAGACCGACAACGCCATCGCCGCCGGCGCGGCCGCCGTCGTCATCTACCAGCTGCCCACCGAGCCGGGTCCGGTCGGGGGAACGCTGTCCACGCCGTACGAGATCCCCGTGGTCGGCCCGACGAACGCGGTCGGCAAGGCCCTCGTCCAGCAGGCGCAGAACGGCGGCGTCACGCTGCGGGTCAGGACCGACACGCAGAACGACAAGCGCCAGGCCGCCAACGTCATCGCCGACACCAGGCGCGGCAGGGCCGACAACGTCGTGGTGGTCGGCGCCCACAACGACAGCGTCGCCGCCGGGCCCGGCATCAACGACGACGGCTCGGGCACCGCCGCGCTGCTGGAGATGGCCGCGCAGATCAACAAGCTCGGCTCCAAGGTGCGCAACAAGGTGCGGTTCGCCTTCTGGGGCGCGGAGGAAGAAGGACTGCTCGGCTCGCAGTACTACGTCGACACCCTCCCGCAGGCCGAGCGCGACAAGGTCGCGCTGATGCTCGACTTCGACATGCTCGCCTCGCCCAACTACGTGAACTTCGTCTACGACGGCGACAACAGCGCGGGCGAGAACAACGTCGAGGCCCCGGCCGGATCCGGCGCGATCGAGAAGGCGTTCGTCGACCACTTCGGCCGGCGGAAGCTGCCCACCGACCCGACGCCGTTCAACGGGCGCTCGGACTACAACGCCTTCATCACCGTGGGCATCCCCGCCGGCGGCCTGTTCACCGGCGCCGAAGGGATCAAGACCCCCGAGCAGGCGAAGCTGTACGGCGGCACCGCGGGCCTCGCCTACGACCCGTGCTACCACCAGGCCTGCGACCGCTACGACAACGTGAACCTGAAGGGCTTCGACCAGATGATCGACGGCACCGCCGCGGTCACCGAGCTGTTCGCGCACAGCACCCTGACGGTCAACGGGAACGAGCTCGCCCGCAGGCGGGCGCAGCCCGGCAAGCGCGCCACGCCTGACGTGATCGGCAACTACGCGACCCGGTAG